A part of Flavobacteriaceae bacterium GSB9 genomic DNA contains:
- a CDS encoding glycosyltransferase produces MKSILMISLHGYVGANAELGKPDTGGQVVYVLELAERFSRLGKRVDLVTRQFEDQPEYDHVDENYSIWRIPFGGKKFIRKEDMHDHLKKFVTNTLAAIKKENKKYDIVYSHYWDAGWAGQKIAEELGISHVHTPHSLGWWKQHTMGSDMDEKEMEKKYRFKERIRKEYFVYQMCNYVIATTLPQVDLLTQQYDVLPRNCGMIPPGIDENRFYPVPSKENDKIRAKYDIHPTDILALGRMAHNKGYDLLLQALPTVFELCPEARLVAAIGGDQSAQDDKGVAGLKKLAGELGVSDKITWKNYVADKDLANVYRAANIFTMPSRYEPFGMVAIEAMACGTPSVVTVHGGLYDLIDFGNQALFADPHRPVEFGAMMSMPLQYPRLRNELSVEGARFARRNFGWTGIAKRILAIFNSSINQQSMESSIYTS; encoded by the coding sequence ATGAAATCAATTTTAATGATCTCTTTGCACGGATATGTAGGTGCAAATGCCGAATTAGGAAAACCAGATACAGGAGGGCAGGTAGTTTATGTTTTAGAGCTTGCAGAGCGATTTAGTAGGTTAGGAAAGCGTGTCGATTTAGTAACCCGTCAATTTGAGGACCAACCTGAATACGACCACGTAGATGAAAATTATAGTATTTGGCGTATTCCTTTTGGAGGTAAAAAATTCATTAGGAAAGAAGATATGCACGATCATCTAAAAAAGTTTGTAACTAACACTTTAGCGGCTATAAAAAAGGAAAACAAAAAGTACGATATTGTTTACAGCCATTATTGGGATGCTGGTTGGGCAGGACAAAAAATTGCCGAAGAGCTTGGTATTTCCCACGTTCACACCCCCCATTCGCTAGGGTGGTGGAAGCAGCATACCATGGGAAGCGATATGGACGAAAAGGAAATGGAGAAAAAATACCGTTTTAAAGAGCGTATACGCAAAGAGTATTTTGTTTATCAAATGTGTAATTACGTGATTGCAACCACCTTACCTCAAGTTGATTTACTTACGCAGCAATATGATGTTTTACCTCGTAATTGTGGTATGATTCCGCCGGGTATTGACGAAAACCGTTTTTATCCGGTACCATCAAAAGAAAACGATAAAATTCGAGCCAAATATGATATTCATCCCACCGATATTTTGGCATTGGGAAGAATGGCACACAATAAAGGGTATGATTTATTGTTACAGGCCTTGCCAACTGTATTCGAACTTTGTCCGGAAGCCCGTTTGGTAGCAGCCATTGGCGGAGACCAGTCTGCACAAGATGATAAAGGGGTTGCCGGTTTAAAAAAATTAGCTGGAGAACTCGGTGTTTCGGATAAAATTACTTGGAAGAATTATGTGGCCGATAAGGATTTGGCCAATGTGTACCGGGCAGCCAATATTTTTACCATGCCATCTCGGTACGAACCTTTTGGAATGGTAGCTATTGAAGCAATGGCTTGTGGTACGCCAAGTGTGGTTACGGTTCATGGTGGACTTTACGATTTAATTGATTTTGGAAATCAAGCGCTTTTTGCCGATCCTCACCGTCCCGTTGAATTTGGAGCTATGATGTCGATGCCATTACAATACCCTAGATTACGAAATGAGCTTTCTGTGGAAGGTGCTAGATTTGCTCGTAGAAATTTTGGCTGGACGGGTATTGCAAAACGTATCTTGGCAATATTCAACAGTTCAATTAACCAACAATCAATGGAATCAAGTATTTATACAAGTTAA
- a CDS encoding YdeI/OmpD-associated family protein: MTKIPELYFTDSGWRNWLHQNHAKQNGVYLIFYKLDHKNDSMRWEEAVKVALCYGWIDSTVKSLGNGKRRQYFTPRNEKSVWSALNKKYIKALNAENLMPQSGLKCVETAKQNGSWNTLDDVENGIIPSDLQTEFDKNKTAYNNYKSFAPSYRKSYLYWLNQAKREITRKKRIIEIIRLCAENIKSRNV, from the coding sequence TTGACCAAAATACCAGAATTATATTTTACTGATAGTGGTTGGCGCAACTGGCTACACCAAAACCACGCCAAGCAGAATGGGGTTTATTTAATTTTCTATAAGTTAGACCATAAAAATGATAGTATGCGCTGGGAAGAAGCTGTAAAAGTTGCTTTATGCTACGGGTGGATAGATTCTACCGTAAAAAGTTTGGGCAATGGAAAGCGACGCCAATATTTCACTCCGAGAAACGAAAAAAGTGTGTGGAGCGCTTTAAACAAAAAATACATAAAAGCTTTGAATGCGGAAAATTTGATGCCCCAAAGCGGTTTGAAATGTGTTGAAACTGCAAAACAAAATGGAAGCTGGAATACCTTGGATGATGTTGAAAACGGTATTATCCCTTCTGATTTACAAACGGAATTCGACAAGAACAAAACAGCCTACAATAACTACAAAAGTTTTGCGCCTTCATACCGAAAAAGCTATCTCTACTGGCTAAACCAGGCAAAACGTGAAATTACAAGAAAAAAACGCATAATCGAAATTATTCGATTATGCGCTGAAAATATAAAATCTAGAAACGTATAA
- a CDS encoding M1 family metallopeptidase encodes MQDTLRGSITPEREWWDLTYYDLDMKVSPDRKFISGKNTMNYKVLNNQSVMQIDLQPPMQLLKAVQNGKNLEIKHNDNAHFITLVENQNIGDIKSIELFYEGHPKEAVRAPWDGGITWEKDTNGNHFIASSCQGLGASVWWPCKDHMYDEVDSMQISVNVPSSLINVSNGRLRSVEQFGDTKTYRWFVSNPINNYAVSINIGDYINFSEVYDGMAGNLDMNYYVLRDHLEKAKKQFTDAPKMMEAFEHWFGQYPFYADSFKLVEVPYLGMEHQSCVTYGNQYRNGYLGTDLSGTGWGLKFDFIIIHESGHEWFANSITNKDVADMWIHEGFTSYSENLFLDYYYGKKAASEYVIGTRQNILNDRPIIGEYNVNSKGSDDMYFKGANMLHTLRQLIDDDEKWRSILRKLNITFYHQTVTSQHIEDFLSSETGIDLTAFFNQYLRTVKIPTLEYEIKKNKLKYRWTNIVDNFDMPIQIAVNGTGQWLFPKADWNTETFQDKIDNFKIAPDFYIEYKKL; translated from the coding sequence ATGCAAGATACCTTGAGAGGAAGCATTACTCCAGAACGCGAATGGTGGGATTTAACCTATTATGACCTAGACATGAAAGTCAGTCCCGATAGAAAATTCATTTCGGGTAAAAACACCATGAACTACAAAGTGTTGAACAATCAATCTGTTATGCAAATTGATTTACAGCCTCCAATGCAATTATTGAAAGCTGTTCAAAATGGTAAAAATTTAGAAATAAAGCACAATGATAATGCCCATTTTATAACACTTGTTGAAAATCAAAATATTGGCGATATCAAAAGCATTGAATTATTTTATGAAGGACACCCCAAAGAAGCCGTAAGAGCACCTTGGGATGGCGGTATCACCTGGGAAAAAGACACCAACGGTAATCATTTCATAGCCTCTTCTTGCCAAGGTTTGGGCGCCAGTGTATGGTGGCCTTGTAAAGACCATATGTACGACGAGGTAGACAGTATGCAGATAAGCGTTAATGTGCCTTCAAGTTTAATAAATGTTTCAAATGGAAGGCTTAGAAGTGTTGAACAATTTGGAGATACCAAAACGTACCGATGGTTTGTTTCCAATCCCATAAACAATTACGCCGTTAGCATAAACATAGGGGATTACATTAACTTTTCTGAGGTTTACGACGGTATGGCGGGTAATTTAGATATGAATTACTATGTCCTAAGAGACCATTTAGAAAAGGCAAAAAAACAGTTTACCGATGCCCCTAAAATGATGGAAGCTTTCGAGCATTGGTTCGGGCAATATCCGTTTTATGCAGATAGCTTTAAACTGGTTGAAGTGCCTTATTTGGGCATGGAGCATCAAAGTTGCGTTACATATGGAAACCAGTATAGAAATGGATATTTAGGTACCGATCTCTCGGGTACGGGATGGGGCTTAAAATTCGATTTCATTATTATCCATGAATCTGGCCACGAATGGTTTGCCAATAGTATAACCAACAAAGATGTGGCCGATATGTGGATACATGAGGGGTTTACCTCCTATTCCGAAAATCTGTTTTTAGATTACTATTACGGAAAAAAAGCCGCTTCAGAATACGTTATTGGAACACGCCAAAATATTTTAAACGACAGGCCTATAATTGGAGAATACAACGTTAACAGCAAAGGCTCTGACGACATGTATTTTAAAGGCGCCAACATGCTTCACACACTAAGACAACTTATTGATGATGATGAAAAATGGCGCTCCATCTTAAGAAAACTGAATATCACATTCTATCATCAAACAGTAACATCCCAACACATTGAAGATTTTTTATCATCTGAAACCGGAATTGATTTAACTGCATTCTTTAACCAGTATTTGAGAACAGTAAAAATCCCAACTTTAGAGTACGAGATTAAAAAAAACAAGCTAAAATACCGTTGGACAAATATTGTTGACAACTTCGATATGCCCATTCAAATTGCCGTAAACGGAACGGGACAATGGCTATTTCCAAAAGCTGATTGGAATACTGAAACATTTCAAGATAAAATCGATAATTTTAAAATCGCCCCAGATTTTTATATCGAGTATAAAAAACTTTAA
- a CDS encoding acyl-CoA dehydrogenase family protein, with protein MEEKDILRGGQFLVKEIDCEDIFTPEDFNEDQKMMKEAVTEFVDREIWPKKAQFEQKDYALTESCMEKAGELGFLSIAVPEEYGGMGMGFVDTVLVCDYISGATGSFSTAFGAHTGIGTLPITLYGTEEQKQKYVPKLATGEWFGSYCLTEPSAGSDANSGKTKAVLSDDGKSYKITGQKMWISNAGFCSLMIVFARIEDDKYITGFIVEYDPENPNGITLGEEEHKLGIRASSTRQVFFNDTVVPVENMLSTRGNGFKIAMNALNVGRIKLAAACLDAQRRTITESIKYANERIQFKTPISSFGAIRQKIAEMATNCWVGEAATYRASKNIEDRITIRKNNGKDSDQEAELKGVEEYAIECSILKVAVSEFIQNCTDEGIQIFGGMGFSEDTPIESAWRDARISRIYEGTNEINRMLSIGMLIKKAMKGHVDLLTPAQEVAEELVGIPSFEPKDFSELFSEEKSIVKNLKKLFLMVAGAALKKYGEEIEKQQQLMLAASDILIQIYLAESAILRAEKMAKKEGEDKVKEQIAMAKLNLFHAIDVIETAGKHSIISFSKGDEQRMMLMGLKRYIKYVNMPNIIELRHIIAQKVINENKYCF; from the coding sequence ATGGAAGAAAAGGACATTTTACGCGGCGGACAATTCTTAGTAAAAGAAATTGACTGCGAAGACATATTTACTCCCGAAGACTTCAATGAAGATCAAAAAATGATGAAAGAAGCCGTAACCGAATTCGTTGACCGGGAAATTTGGCCCAAGAAGGCGCAATTTGAACAAAAAGATTACGCTCTTACCGAATCTTGTATGGAAAAAGCAGGCGAACTCGGGTTTTTAAGTATTGCCGTTCCTGAAGAATATGGCGGCATGGGAATGGGCTTTGTCGATACCGTTTTGGTTTGCGACTATATTTCTGGTGCTACAGGTTCTTTCAGTACGGCTTTTGGTGCACATACTGGTATTGGCACTTTACCCATTACTTTATACGGAACCGAAGAGCAGAAGCAAAAATACGTTCCTAAATTAGCTACTGGAGAATGGTTTGGTTCTTATTGTTTAACCGAACCCAGCGCGGGCAGTGATGCCAATTCTGGAAAAACCAAAGCTGTGCTTTCGGATGACGGAAAATCCTATAAAATAACTGGACAAAAAATGTGGATCTCTAATGCAGGATTCTGCAGTTTGATGATTGTTTTTGCCCGTATTGAAGATGATAAATATATTACCGGGTTTATTGTTGAATACGACCCAGAAAACCCTAATGGCATTACGCTGGGCGAAGAAGAACACAAATTAGGTATTCGTGCCTCTTCAACCAGGCAGGTATTTTTTAACGATACCGTAGTTCCTGTTGAGAACATGCTTTCAACAAGAGGTAATGGTTTTAAAATTGCCATGAACGCTTTAAACGTAGGCAGAATTAAATTGGCTGCCGCCTGTCTAGATGCACAAAGACGCACTATTACAGAGTCGATAAAATATGCCAACGAGCGTATTCAATTCAAAACACCTATTTCAAGTTTTGGTGCTATCCGTCAAAAAATAGCAGAAATGGCAACCAACTGTTGGGTAGGCGAAGCAGCAACTTATCGGGCTTCCAAAAACATTGAAGACCGTATTACCATTAGAAAAAATAACGGCAAAGACTCAGACCAAGAAGCAGAACTGAAAGGTGTTGAAGAATATGCCATTGAGTGTTCAATTTTGAAAGTAGCTGTTTCTGAGTTTATTCAAAACTGTACCGATGAAGGTATTCAAATTTTTGGTGGTATGGGCTTTTCGGAAGACACCCCAATAGAATCGGCGTGGCGCGATGCCAGGATTTCTAGAATTTACGAAGGAACAAACGAAATTAACAGAATGCTGTCCATTGGCATGCTTATTAAAAAAGCCATGAAAGGCCACGTTGACCTATTAACACCAGCACAAGAAGTCGCCGAAGAATTGGTTGGCATCCCGTCGTTTGAACCTAAAGACTTCTCAGAATTATTTTCAGAAGAAAAAAGCATTGTAAAAAACCTGAAAAAACTGTTCTTGATGGTTGCAGGTGCTGCACTTAAAAAGTACGGTGAGGAAATAGAAAAACAACAGCAACTTATGTTAGCGGCTTCCGATATTTTAATTCAAATTTACTTGGCCGAATCTGCTATACTCCGTGCCGAAAAAATGGCAAAAAAGGAAGGCGAAGACAAGGTAAAAGAGCAAATAGCTATGGCCAAACTCAACCTGTTCCATGCTATCGATGTCATTGAAACTGCAGGGAAACACTCGATAATTTCGTTTTCTAAAGGAGACGAACAACGTATGATGCTTATGGGGCTTAAGCGCTATATAAAATATGTAAACATGCCTAATATTATAGAATTGAGGCATATTATAGCACAAAAAGTAATTAATGAAAATAAATACTGCTTCTAA
- a CDS encoding acetyl-CoA C-acyltransferase — MKQAYIVKAYRTAVGKAPKGVFRFKRTDELAAETIQYMMKELPGFDKSRIDDVIVGNAMPEGSQGLNMARFISLIGLDSIDVPGVTVNRFCASGIETIGVATAKIQAGMASCIIAGGAESMSAVPMTGFKPELNYDTVKAGHPDYYWGMGNTAEAVANQFNVSREDQDEFAYNSHMKALKAQAEDRFQKQIVPIEVEETYIDSNGKKATKNYTVTKDEGPRKGTNLEALAKLKPVFAQGGSVTAGNSSQMSDGAAFVMVMSEDMVKELNLEPIARLVNYAAAGVEPRIMGIGPVKAIPKALKLAGLKQDDLELIELNEAFASQSIAVIRELNLNPDLVNVNGGAIALGHPLGCTGAKLSVQLFDEMRQRNMKGKYGAVTMCVGTGQGACGIFEFLN; from the coding sequence ATGAAACAAGCATATATAGTAAAAGCATACAGAACTGCTGTTGGCAAAGCTCCAAAGGGTGTTTTTCGTTTTAAGCGAACAGACGAATTGGCAGCCGAAACCATACAGTATATGATGAAGGAGTTACCAGGTTTTGACAAATCCCGCATTGATGATGTCATTGTTGGAAATGCCATGCCCGAAGGTTCACAAGGTCTGAATATGGCGCGGTTTATTTCACTGATTGGATTGGACAGTATCGATGTACCCGGTGTAACTGTAAACAGGTTCTGTGCATCTGGAATAGAAACCATAGGTGTGGCCACAGCAAAAATTCAAGCGGGAATGGCCTCTTGTATTATCGCCGGTGGAGCCGAAAGTATGAGTGCCGTACCCATGACGGGCTTTAAGCCAGAATTGAATTATGACACCGTAAAAGCAGGACACCCCGATTATTATTGGGGAATGGGCAATACGGCTGAAGCTGTAGCCAACCAGTTTAATGTTTCACGCGAAGACCAGGACGAATTTGCTTATAATTCGCATATGAAAGCTTTAAAAGCACAGGCAGAAGACCGTTTTCAAAAGCAAATCGTTCCTATAGAGGTGGAAGAAACCTATATTGATTCCAATGGAAAAAAAGCAACAAAAAATTACACGGTCACCAAAGATGAAGGTCCACGAAAAGGCACAAACTTAGAAGCTTTAGCAAAACTAAAACCTGTTTTTGCTCAAGGCGGAAGTGTTACCGCTGGTAATTCTTCACAAATGAGTGACGGTGCTGCTTTTGTTATGGTTATGAGCGAGGACATGGTAAAAGAACTCAATCTTGAGCCTATTGCAAGATTAGTAAATTATGCCGCTGCTGGGGTAGAACCCCGAATTATGGGTATTGGTCCTGTAAAAGCGATTCCTAAGGCATTGAAACTGGCAGGTTTAAAACAAGACGATTTAGAACTTATAGAACTTAACGAAGCCTTTGCATCACAATCTATAGCTGTTATTCGAGAATTGAATTTAAATCCCGACCTCGTAAATGTAAACGGCGGAGCTATTGCATTGGGGCATCCGCTTGGTTGTACGGGCGCAAAGCTTTCCGTTCAATTATTCGACGAAATGCGCCAACGCAACATGAAAGGAAAGTATGGTGCAGTTACCATGTGCGTTGGAACAGGCCAAGGTGCATGTGGTATTTTTGAATTTTTAAATTAG
- a CDS encoding 3-hydroxyacyl-CoA dehydrogenase/enoyl-CoA hydratase family protein: protein MSKRRIKKVAIIGSGIMGSGIACHFANIGVDVLLLDIIPRELNDKEKAQGLTLDDKVVRNRLVNDALASALKSKPSPIYHPKFASRITTGNLEDDIAKVAHVDWIMEVVVERLDIKKQVFEKLENHRTPGTLITSNTSGIPIKFMSEGRTEDFQKHFCGTHFFNPARYLKLFEIIPGPKTDAKVLEFLNGYGAQFLGKTSVVAKDTPAFIGNRIGIFSIMSLFHTVKEMDLTIEEVDKLTGPVIGRPKSATFRTVDVVGLDTLVHVANGIAENCKDDERIELFKLPDFINTMMKNKWYGSKTGQGFYKKIKGDNGKSEILSLDLNTLEYRSSKKAKFATLELTKSVDKVIDRFEILISGKDKAGEFYRKTFAALFAYVSHRIPEISDELYKIDDAMKAGFGWGHGPFQIWDAIGVEKGIDLIKAEGLEPAKWVNNMLSAGNSSFYTIKESATYFYDIPSKSQEKVPGQDAFIILDNIRQSKAVFKNDGVVVEDLGDGILNCEFQSKMNTIGGDVLAGLNKAIDIAEKDFEGLVIGNQGANFSVGANIGMIFMMAVEQEYDELNGAIKYFQDTMMRMRYSAIPTVSAPHGMSLGGACELSMHADKVVAAAETYMGLVEFGVGVIPGGAGSKEMALRASDTFRKGDVELNVLQEYFLTIGMAKVSTSAYEAFDLGVLQKGKDIIVVNKDRQIATAKAHAKLLAEAGYTQPIKRTDVKVLGKQALGMFLVGTDSMEAANYISEHDHKIANKLAYVMAGGDLSEPTLVSEQYLLDLEREAFLSLCTERKTLERIQHMLKTGKPLRN from the coding sequence ATGAGTAAAAGAAGAATTAAAAAGGTAGCCATTATAGGCTCCGGAATTATGGGTAGCGGTATTGCATGTCATTTTGCCAATATTGGCGTAGATGTCCTGCTATTGGATATTATTCCGAGAGAACTAAACGATAAAGAAAAAGCACAAGGTTTAACCTTAGATGATAAAGTAGTGAGAAACCGATTAGTAAACGATGCTTTGGCATCTGCCTTAAAATCAAAGCCCTCTCCTATTTACCACCCAAAATTTGCAAGTAGAATCACCACTGGAAATCTAGAAGACGATATTGCCAAGGTGGCCCATGTCGATTGGATCATGGAAGTGGTAGTAGAACGCCTTGACATAAAAAAGCAGGTTTTTGAAAAACTTGAAAATCACAGAACGCCCGGAACATTAATTACGAGCAACACCTCTGGGATTCCAATAAAATTTATGAGTGAAGGGCGAACCGAAGATTTTCAAAAACATTTCTGTGGTACCCACTTTTTTAATCCAGCTCGTTACTTAAAGTTATTTGAAATCATTCCTGGCCCAAAAACAGATGCCAAAGTTTTAGAATTCTTAAATGGTTATGGCGCACAGTTTTTAGGAAAAACCTCAGTAGTTGCAAAAGACACTCCGGCCTTCATAGGAAACCGAATTGGTATTTTTAGCATTATGAGCCTGTTCCATACGGTTAAGGAAATGGATCTGACCATCGAAGAAGTCGACAAGCTCACGGGACCGGTAATTGGCAGGCCAAAATCGGCCACGTTCCGAACTGTAGATGTCGTTGGTTTAGATACTTTGGTGCATGTAGCCAATGGTATTGCTGAAAATTGCAAAGACGACGAGCGCATAGAATTATTTAAGCTGCCCGATTTCATCAATACCATGATGAAAAACAAATGGTACGGCAGCAAAACTGGGCAAGGTTTTTATAAAAAAATTAAAGGTGATAACGGAAAAAGCGAAATTCTGTCGCTCGACCTCAACACCTTAGAATACCGATCCTCTAAAAAAGCAAAGTTTGCCACTTTGGAGTTGACTAAATCGGTTGATAAGGTTATTGATAGGTTTGAAATTCTTATCTCAGGAAAAGATAAAGCTGGCGAATTTTATCGAAAAACGTTTGCTGCATTGTTTGCTTATGTGTCACATCGAATTCCTGAAATTTCAGATGAACTATATAAAATAGACGATGCCATGAAAGCTGGTTTTGGCTGGGGGCATGGCCCATTCCAAATCTGGGATGCCATTGGTGTTGAAAAAGGTATCGACCTTATAAAAGCAGAAGGATTAGAACCTGCCAAATGGGTAAACAATATGCTTTCTGCTGGAAATTCGTCTTTTTACACTATTAAAGAAAGCGCCACTTACTTTTATGATATACCTTCAAAATCACAAGAAAAAGTACCCGGACAAGATGCCTTCATTATATTAGATAACATAAGGCAGTCGAAAGCGGTATTCAAAAATGACGGTGTTGTTGTTGAAGATTTGGGCGATGGCATTTTAAATTGCGAATTCCAAAGTAAAATGAATACCATCGGCGGTGATGTGCTAGCTGGTTTAAACAAAGCTATCGATATCGCAGAAAAAGATTTCGAGGGATTGGTTATCGGCAACCAAGGCGCCAATTTCTCAGTTGGTGCCAATATCGGTATGATTTTTATGATGGCCGTTGAACAGGAATATGACGAGCTCAATGGTGCCATCAAATATTTTCAAGACACCATGATGCGCATGCGCTACTCGGCAATTCCAACGGTTTCTGCGCCTCACGGCATGTCGTTGGGCGGTGCTTGCGAACTCTCAATGCACGCTGACAAGGTTGTCGCAGCAGCCGAAACCTACATGGGATTGGTTGAGTTTGGGGTTGGTGTTATTCCCGGAGGAGCAGGTTCGAAAGAAATGGCTCTGCGCGCATCAGACACTTTTAGGAAAGGTGATGTTGAACTCAATGTTTTACAGGAATATTTTCTAACTATTGGTATGGCGAAAGTATCTACCTCAGCTTATGAAGCTTTTGATTTAGGTGTGCTTCAAAAAGGAAAAGATATTATAGTTGTAAACAAAGACAGACAGATTGCTACCGCTAAAGCACATGCCAAGCTATTGGCAGAAGCTGGCTACACGCAACCTATAAAACGCACCGATGTTAAGGTTTTAGGAAAACAGGCATTGGGCATGTTCTTGGTCGGTACCGACTCCATGGAAGCTGCCAATTACATTAGCGAACACGACCATAAAATTGCCAACAAACTAGCCTACGTAATGGCTGGTGGCGATTTATCGGAGCCTACCTTGGTGAGCGAACAATATTTATTGGACCTAGAACGTGAAGCATTCTTGAGTTTGTGTACAGAACGTAAAACTTTAGAACGCATCCAACACATGCTAAAAACAGGAAAACCATTAAGAAATTAA
- a CDS encoding MarR family transcriptional regulator: MKDKTIDYVLRTTWLTVQKMYNEEAAKFESTMATGFTLLSIDPEKGTPSTALGPKMGMEATSLSRILKTMEKKGLIERCPNPNDGRGVIICLTEFGREKRAQSREKVLTFNEVIRANISEEKINHFYEVAETINEMVCNKKIYNQND, translated from the coding sequence ATGAAAGATAAAACCATCGACTATGTATTAAGAACCACTTGGCTCACCGTTCAAAAAATGTATAATGAAGAAGCTGCAAAGTTTGAAAGCACCATGGCAACAGGCTTTACATTATTAAGCATCGATCCCGAAAAAGGCACCCCCTCTACGGCACTGGGTCCAAAAATGGGCATGGAAGCCACAAGTCTCTCACGAATTTTAAAAACCATGGAGAAGAAAGGCCTGATAGAGCGTTGCCCCAATCCAAATGACGGACGCGGTGTAATAATATGTTTAACAGAGTTTGGTAGGGAAAAAAGGGCGCAATCGAGAGAAAAAGTACTGACATTTAACGAAGTTATCCGAGCCAATATTTCTGAAGAGAAAATCAACCATTTTTATGAAGTGGCCGAAACCATCAACGAAATGGTTTGTAACAAAAAGATATATAATCAAAATGATTAG